From a region of the Streptomyces venezuelae genome:
- a CDS encoding SCO5717 family growth-regulating ATPase, with protein sequence MCDRPGGPVSGDRNERRGGTWDVPTDDQSDAEPEVTGEFTIDYTPPAWYMQGGAAPAARVPGLPEGSGFEPHRPSELDSPSTMRIAPPAPRTPSDGAGLPAPFPPAPAAPADPAPVYPPTALPYSAPAPVPAPAEVPAPSPSPAASASAAPVEPPAAVPASVDAPAPAPAPGPGPGPGPVESAVPYATPAPAPAPAPAPAPAPAPVEDAPPVLEAPAPLAPLPVPAPVADVPVAASAPAPAAEEAAAEPAPADAPPVVPFPALPPVDVVTPYPALPSAPVAEPAAEAAAEVPAAPWAGPQDTPAEGTPVLPPAEQPVAVPPPAPVGPADAPPSVTETPFGGPVGELPAPPPAFGTPDAYPVAPPAPAPPQPQEPQHYDPRTAGQWSAGPGPQQPPQHHQPQPQPHDPRYSAGQTGGGAPLGYTAAVELSSDRLLRNKQKPKNNNGVGGRFRFGGKAAEVERQRKLELIRTPVMSCYRIAVISLKGGVGKTTTTTALGATLATERQDKILAIDANPDAGTLGRRVRRETGATIRDLVQAIPYLHSYMDIRRFTSQAPSGLEIIANDVDPAVSTTFNDEDYRRVIETLGRQYPIILTDSGTGLLYSAMRGVLDLADQLIIISTPSVDGASSASTTLDWLSAHGYADLVSRSLTVISGVRETSKMIKIEDIVQHFETRCRGVVVVPFDEHLAAGAEVDLDLMRPKTREAYFNLSALVAEDFLRAQQQAPQGHWGAPQQPQAPQQPYGQQPPQQPQPYGQPQGQQPPYQQPPQPQQPQPYGQPYPQPGQPWQQPHAPQQPPPHPQQPPRDPRLG encoded by the coding sequence GTGTGCGACAGACCAGGAGGACCAGTGAGCGGCGATCGGAACGAGAGGCGCGGCGGGACGTGGGACGTCCCGACGGACGATCAGTCCGACGCGGAGCCCGAGGTGACGGGCGAGTTCACCATCGACTACACCCCGCCTGCCTGGTACATGCAGGGCGGGGCAGCCCCGGCCGCGCGGGTACCGGGACTGCCCGAGGGCAGCGGCTTCGAGCCGCACCGCCCGTCCGAGCTGGATTCCCCCTCGACGATGCGGATCGCGCCGCCGGCTCCGCGGACGCCGTCCGACGGCGCCGGCTTGCCGGCTCCGTTCCCGCCCGCTCCCGCGGCCCCGGCCGACCCTGCCCCGGTGTACCCGCCTACGGCCCTGCCGTACTCGGCTCCGGCCCCGGTGCCCGCACCGGCCGAAGTCCCCGCGCCGTCTCCTTCTCCGGCTGCGTCTGCGTCTGCGGCGCCGGTCGAGCCTCCGGCTGCGGTTCCGGCTTCGGTCGATGCTCCGGCCCCGGCCCCGGCTCCGGGTCCGGGTCCGGGTCCGGGTCCCGTCGAGTCGGCCGTGCCGTATGCGACCCCGGCTCCGGCTCCGGCTCCGGCTCCGGCTCCGGCTCCGGCTCCGGCTCCGGTCGAGGATGCCCCTCCCGTGCTCGAAGCACCGGCCCCCCTTGCGCCGTTGCCGGTACCGGCCCCGGTCGCCGATGTGCCCGTAGCCGCGTCCGCGCCCGCTCCCGCCGCCGAGGAGGCCGCTGCGGAGCCGGCTCCCGCCGACGCCCCGCCCGTGGTGCCGTTCCCGGCCCTGCCGCCCGTCGACGTGGTCACGCCGTACCCGGCCCTGCCGTCGGCGCCCGTCGCGGAGCCGGCCGCCGAGGCGGCGGCGGAGGTCCCGGCCGCGCCCTGGGCCGGACCGCAGGACACTCCCGCCGAGGGAACGCCCGTACTCCCGCCCGCCGAGCAGCCCGTGGCGGTGCCGCCGCCGGCACCGGTCGGCCCCGCGGACGCGCCGCCCTCCGTCACGGAGACCCCGTTCGGGGGACCTGTCGGCGAACTGCCCGCGCCGCCCCCCGCGTTCGGGACCCCGGACGCCTACCCCGTCGCACCGCCGGCTCCCGCACCACCACAGCCCCAGGAGCCGCAGCACTACGACCCGCGCACCGCCGGCCAGTGGTCGGCCGGGCCGGGGCCGCAGCAGCCCCCTCAGCACCACCAGCCGCAGCCCCAGCCGCACGACCCTCGCTACTCGGCCGGCCAGACCGGCGGCGGAGCGCCCCTCGGCTACACCGCCGCCGTCGAGCTGTCGTCCGACCGTCTGCTGCGTAACAAGCAGAAGCCCAAGAACAACAACGGCGTCGGCGGCCGGTTCCGCTTCGGCGGCAAGGCGGCCGAGGTGGAGCGCCAGCGCAAGCTGGAGCTGATCCGCACCCCGGTCATGTCCTGCTACCGCATCGCCGTCATCAGTCTCAAGGGCGGCGTCGGCAAGACCACGACCACCACCGCCCTCGGCGCGACCCTCGCCACCGAGCGGCAGGACAAGATCCTGGCGATCGACGCGAACCCGGACGCCGGTACCCTCGGCCGGCGCGTGCGCCGCGAGACCGGCGCGACGATCCGCGACCTGGTGCAGGCGATCCCCTACCTGCACTCGTACATGGACATCCGGCGGTTCACCTCGCAGGCGCCCTCCGGCCTGGAGATCATCGCCAACGACGTGGACCCGGCCGTCTCCACGACCTTCAACGACGAGGACTACCGCCGCGTCATCGAGACGCTGGGCCGCCAGTACCCGATCATCCTCACCGACTCGGGCACCGGCCTCCTCTACTCCGCCATGCGCGGCGTCCTGGACCTGGCCGATCAGCTGATCATCATCTCGACCCCGTCCGTGGACGGGGCGAGCAGCGCCAGCACCACCCTCGACTGGCTCTCCGCGCACGGGTACGCCGACCTCGTCTCGCGCTCCCTCACCGTCATCTCCGGAGTCCGCGAGACCAGCAAGATGATCAAGATCGAGGACATCGTGCAGCACTTCGAGACCCGCTGCCGCGGTGTCGTCGTGGTGCCGTTCGACGAGCACCTCGCGGCCGGCGCCGAGGTCGATCTCGACCTGATGCGGCCCAAGACGCGCGAGGCGTACTTCAACCTCTCCGCACTCGTGGCCGAGGACTTCCTGCGGGCCCAGCAGCAGGCCCCGCAGGGACACTGGGGTGCGCCGCAGCAGCCCCAGGCCCCGCAGCAGCCGTACGGGCAGCAGCCCCCGCAGCAGCCGCAGCCGTACGGCCAGCCCCAGGGCCAGCAGCCCCCGTACCAGCAGCCGCCGCAGCCCCAGCAGCCCCAGCCCTACGGCCAGCCGTACCCCCAGCCCGGCCAGCCCTGGCAGCAGCCCCATGCCCCGCAGCAGCCGCCGCCCCACCCCCAGCAGCCCCCGCGCGACCCGCGCCTCGGCTGA
- the eccE gene encoding type VII secretion protein EccE, translating into MATATEQQTGAPAPARAGVTPHPKSSPGRFGPFRLQQLVLLQVAAAALLVAWVVEPLLLVPTGVLALVLVVLAVVRRHQRSLPEWIGGALALRTRRRRAASFTVPAGTEPGLAPLVEADPALRTLTFSDRDRRPVGMVGDGTFLTAVVQVDTDATALRPDRAARPLPLAVVRDILEVDGIRLESAQLVQHTQPAPAPHLPAQSMATRNYAPLQARTGTPAVRLTWIALKLDPELCPEAVTARGGGLAGAQRCLVRAADQLASRLAGAGFTATVLTEQELTAALATSSCANPMAITQAGRSSSTGRRTEETSRTWRCDDRRHTTYWIGRWPQLGGAGAALPQFVALLTSLPALATNFSLTMSPAERQGVTLTGHVRVTGRSDEELVAARRELERTARGVKTGLVRLDREQVPGLLASLPLGGAR; encoded by the coding sequence ATGGCCACCGCGACGGAGCAACAGACCGGGGCGCCCGCACCGGCACGCGCCGGGGTGACGCCGCATCCGAAGTCGAGCCCCGGCCGCTTCGGTCCGTTCCGACTGCAACAGCTCGTGCTGCTCCAAGTCGCGGCAGCGGCCCTGCTCGTGGCCTGGGTGGTCGAACCGCTGCTGCTGGTTCCCACCGGCGTACTGGCGCTCGTCCTGGTGGTGCTCGCGGTCGTACGCCGCCACCAGCGCTCCCTGCCGGAATGGATCGGCGGCGCGCTCGCCCTGCGTACGCGCCGGCGCCGGGCCGCGTCGTTCACCGTGCCCGCGGGCACCGAGCCGGGACTGGCCCCGCTGGTCGAGGCCGATCCGGCGCTGCGCACCCTCACCTTCAGCGACCGCGACCGCCGTCCGGTCGGGATGGTCGGCGACGGGACCTTCCTGACCGCGGTCGTCCAGGTGGACACGGACGCCACCGCGCTGCGGCCCGACCGGGCGGCGCGGCCGCTGCCGCTGGCCGTCGTCCGGGACATCCTCGAAGTGGACGGCATCCGGCTGGAGTCCGCACAGCTCGTGCAGCACACCCAGCCGGCGCCGGCCCCGCACCTGCCCGCGCAGTCGATGGCCACCCGCAACTACGCACCGCTGCAGGCCCGGACGGGTACTCCGGCGGTCCGGCTGACGTGGATCGCCCTCAAGCTCGACCCGGAGCTGTGCCCGGAGGCGGTCACCGCGCGCGGCGGCGGGCTGGCCGGCGCGCAGCGCTGTCTGGTGCGTGCGGCGGACCAGTTGGCGAGCCGGCTGGCCGGGGCCGGGTTCACGGCCACCGTGCTGACCGAGCAGGAGCTGACGGCCGCGCTGGCCACTTCCTCGTGCGCGAACCCGATGGCGATCACCCAGGCCGGGCGGTCGAGCAGCACCGGCCGGCGGACCGAGGAGACCTCGCGGACCTGGCGCTGCGACGACCGGCGGCACACGACGTACTGGATAGGCCGCTGGCCGCAGCTGGGCGGCGCGGGCGCGGCGCTGCCGCAGTTCGTGGCGCTCCTCACCTCGCTGCCCGCGCTCGCGACGAACTTCAGTCTGACGATGTCCCCGGCGGAGCGACAGGGCGTCACCTTGACCGGACACGTACGGGTGACGGGGCGCAGTGACGAGGAACTGGTCGCGGCACGGCGCGAGTTGGAGCGGACGGCACGGGGCGTGAAGACGGGGCTGGTCCGGCTCGACCGTGAACAGGTACCGGGGCTGCTGGCTTCGCTGCCGCTGGGAGGGGCTCGATGA
- the eccB gene encoding type VII secretion protein EccB, with the protein MASRRDELNAYTFAKRRTVAAFLQPSATGTEEGAPRPLRAVLPGLIVGALVLAGFGAWGMFKPTAPKGWAEPGARVIVGKESTTRYVVLTTKVGGKDQTRLHPVLNLASARLLLDPSKFKVIQVEDKVLDAGNPPRGPIIGIQYAPDRLPSKEEAGKAKRWAVCQQPGGNGRGVQTATFVLADREAAKTDDARRLTDTQALYVQSTAAGQERYLVDAAGTKYKFPEGTPAAGTMTNALVGTGATPQLVSPEWLGTLNSGDDLSFPPLPGKAATDAGVKGLGTADNKVGMVLKAQTGSGAQHYVVLPGKVAPVSDFVAWLLISAPATDGLNMHGKPREVDLQSINPDAAPFAADVKWPQKKTERINQTTPPAGTQTSGANNRDTVCSVLRSVDGQGNQTLSTWAGTGFPVDITASGTSAYVTPGSGLLYTQVQGKQTTAGGSLFLVTDTGLRYAVQANGDSDSEQSKIGAPDQSKTGADGRPEASQAQVRLGYGGVSPAMVPIAWSEFLSKGPRLDTNSARQPQGS; encoded by the coding sequence ATGGCATCACGACGTGATGAGCTCAACGCGTACACCTTTGCGAAGCGGCGCACGGTGGCCGCGTTCCTCCAGCCATCCGCCACGGGCACCGAGGAAGGCGCGCCGCGCCCGTTGCGCGCCGTCCTCCCGGGGCTGATCGTCGGTGCGCTCGTGCTCGCCGGCTTCGGCGCCTGGGGCATGTTCAAGCCGACGGCCCCCAAGGGCTGGGCGGAACCGGGGGCCAGGGTCATCGTCGGCAAGGAATCGACGACGCGCTACGTGGTCCTGACGACGAAGGTGGGCGGCAAGGACCAGACCCGGCTGCACCCGGTCCTGAACCTCGCCTCCGCCCGACTCCTGCTGGATCCGTCGAAGTTCAAGGTGATCCAGGTCGAGGACAAGGTCCTCGACGCGGGCAACCCGCCGCGCGGCCCCATCATCGGCATCCAGTACGCCCCGGACCGGCTGCCCTCCAAGGAGGAGGCGGGCAAGGCCAAGCGCTGGGCCGTCTGCCAGCAGCCGGGCGGCAACGGCCGCGGTGTGCAGACCGCCACGTTCGTACTGGCCGACCGGGAGGCGGCCAAGACGGACGACGCCCGCAGACTCACCGACACCCAGGCGCTGTACGTGCAGAGCACGGCCGCGGGCCAGGAGCGCTACCTGGTCGACGCGGCCGGGACGAAGTACAAGTTCCCGGAGGGCACCCCGGCGGCCGGGACGATGACCAACGCGCTCGTCGGCACCGGCGCCACCCCGCAGCTCGTCAGTCCGGAATGGCTGGGAACCCTCAACTCCGGTGACGACCTGTCCTTCCCGCCGCTGCCCGGCAAGGCCGCCACCGACGCCGGGGTGAAGGGCCTGGGCACCGCCGACAACAAGGTCGGGATGGTGCTCAAGGCGCAGACCGGCTCCGGAGCACAGCATTACGTGGTGCTGCCCGGGAAGGTCGCACCGGTCTCCGACTTCGTCGCCTGGCTGCTGATCTCGGCTCCCGCGACCGACGGCCTCAACATGCACGGCAAGCCCCGCGAGGTCGACCTCCAGTCGATCAACCCGGACGCCGCCCCGTTCGCGGCCGACGTCAAGTGGCCCCAGAAGAAGACCGAACGGATCAACCAGACGACGCCGCCCGCCGGCACCCAGACCAGCGGGGCCAACAACCGCGACACGGTCTGCAGTGTCCTGCGCTCGGTCGACGGCCAGGGGAACCAGACCCTGAGCACGTGGGCCGGTACCGGCTTCCCGGTCGACATCACCGCCAGTGGCACCAGTGCGTACGTCACGCCCGGCTCGGGTCTGCTCTACACCCAGGTCCAGGGCAAGCAGACCACGGCCGGAGGCTCCCTCTTCCTGGTCACCGACACCGGCCTGAGGTACGCCGTCCAGGCCAACGGCGACAGCGACTCCGAGCAGTCGAAGATCGGCGCCCCCGACCAGTCGAAGACCGGCGCGGACGGCCGCCCCGAGGCGAGCCAGGCGCAGGTCCGGCTCGGCTACGGCGGCGTCAGCCCGGCCATGGTGCCCATCGCCTGGTCGGAGTTCCTCTCCAAGGGGCCCCGGCTGGACACCAACTCCGCCCGTCAGCCCCAGGGTTCGTGA